The Streptomyces tubercidicus DNA segment GGACGGGCTGAAGGTCGGTGTCGTGGACGCCGATATCTACGGCCACTCGGTGCCCCGGATGCTCGGCGCCGACGGCAAGCCCACCCAGGTCGAGAACATGATCATGCCGCCGTCGGCGCACGGCGTGAAGGTCATCTCGATCGGCATGTTCACCCCGGGCAACGCCCCGGTCGTCTGGCGCGGCCCGATGCTGCACCGCGCGCTCCAGCAGTTCCTCGCCGATGTGTACTGGGGCGACCTGGACGTGCTGCTGCTGGACCTGCCCCCGGGCACCGGCGATATCGCCATCTCGGTGGCCCAGCTCGTGCCGAACGCCGAGATCCTGGTGGTCACCACCCCGCAGCAGGCCGCCGCCGAGGTCGCCGAGCGGGCCGGTTCGATCGCCGTGCAGACCCACCAGAAGATCGTCGGCGTGGTCGAGAACATGTCCGGGCTGCCCTGCCCGCACTGCGACGAGATGGTCGATGTCTTCGGCACCGGCGGCGGCGAGCGGGTCGCCGAGGGCCTGACGAAGACGACCGGCACCCAGGTGCCGGTGCTCGGCGCCATCCCGATCGATGTCCGGCTGCGCGAGGGCGGCGACGAGGGCAAGCCGGTCGTGCTGACCGACCCCGACTCCCCCGCCGGCTCGGCGATCCGCACGATCGCGGGCAAGCTGGGCGGGCGGCAGCGGGGCCTGTCCGGGATGTCGCTGGGGATCACTCCGCGCAACAAGTTCTGAGACGGCGAGCCGCGGTCCCAAGGGCTGTCCCGTAGCGGACGTGGCTCCCGGATGATGCGGAAAGGGGCGGGCCCTATGGGGTCCGCCCCTTTGTCGTGGCGCTTGTTGCGCGCTTGTCGTGGCGCCGGGCCGTCACCCGGCCCCCGGTACCCGCCCGCTCAGCCCTCGTACTCGGACAGGTCCTTGATCACCGAGAAGCCCAGCCCGTACGCGCTCATCCCCCGCCCGTAGGCGCCGATGTGCACGTCCTCGGAGCCCTCGCTCGCCGAGCCGGCCAGCACCCAGCCGTACTCGGACTCCCGGTAGGCGAACGAGGTGGGCACCCCGTCCACCGGCAGCATCAGCTCGCTCCAGCTGCCGCCGCCGAGGTCATCGGCCAGCTCCCAGGCGAGCATCGTCTGCTGGTCCAGCCAGTCCTGGCGCAGCGTCCGGTCCATCTGGGTCGGCCAGGTCTGCGCGAGCAGCCCCGACCCGGCGAGCCAGGCGGCCGTCGAGACGGACGTCGCCTCCAGGACGCCGGTGCCGTCACCACTGCGCCGTACGGGGCGGCTGGCGACCGTCACCACGACCGCGAACCGCTCGTCCTGCGGCGGCTCCACCTTGATGGTGGGCTCCTCGCCGTGGCCGGTGGCGCCGTGCTCGACGGTGCCGTCCGCGGCCGCACCGACCTGCATCAGCCAGCGCGGACCGGTGAACGCCTCGTCGAGGCCGTACCACGGGAACGCGGCCAGCAGATAGCCGTCGACC contains these protein-coding regions:
- a CDS encoding Mrp/NBP35 family ATP-binding protein, whose product is MATHTPEGATPSEDAIRDALATVNDPEIHRPITELGMVKSVDIAADGAVAVVVYLTVSGCPMRETITNSVREAVERVEGVTSVAVELDVMSDEQRKELATSLRGGTAEREVPFAQPGSLTRVYAVASGKGGVGKSSVTVNLAAAMAADGLKVGVVDADIYGHSVPRMLGADGKPTQVENMIMPPSAHGVKVISIGMFTPGNAPVVWRGPMLHRALQQFLADVYWGDLDVLLLDLPPGTGDIAISVAQLVPNAEILVVTTPQQAAAEVAERAGSIAVQTHQKIVGVVENMSGLPCPHCDEMVDVFGTGGGERVAEGLTKTTGTQVPVLGAIPIDVRLREGGDEGKPVVLTDPDSPAGSAIRTIAGKLGGRQRGLSGMSLGITPRNKF